Proteins encoded in a region of the Triticum dicoccoides isolate Atlit2015 ecotype Zavitan chromosome 3A, WEW_v2.0, whole genome shotgun sequence genome:
- the LOC119269769 gene encoding serine hydroxymethyltransferase 7-like, translating to MDLSRPESSDLSLGLHPHAHAHARVHARAATPLRLFDDSDDVKTEGSVGGGGDGEDGNDESADQHFSLLGHSLCVKRPRRGLYGGGGGGETSSCSSSSAAAMRPAKRQASGADLEARRSAVRAWGNQPLAEADPDVHALMERERERQVRGIELIASENFVCRAVLDALGSHLTNKYSEGHPGARYYGGNQHIDAIERLCHERACTAFGLDPACWGVNVQPYSCTSANLAVYTGLLLPNDRIMGLEPPSGGHVSHGYYTPSGKKVSGASIFFESLSYKVNPQTGYIDYDKLEDRAMDFHPKILICGGSSYPREWDFARMRLIADKCGAVLMCDMAHISGLVAAKECRSPFDYCDVVTSTTHKNLRGPRGGIIFFRKGKNMRKRGGSFSQGDENDYDFEDKINFAVFPSLQGGPHNNHIAALAITLKQVATPEYKAYIQQVKKNAQALASALLRRKCRLVTGGTDNHLVLWDLRTFGLTGKNFEKVCELCHISINKTPIYGDNGSISPGGVRIGTPAMTTRGCLEDDFEVIADFLIRATQIAGSVLKQHGKVQKEFLRGLENNKDIIELGNQVEAFASQFAMPGFDV from the exons ATGGATCTCTCGCGGCCAGAGTCGTCGGACCTCTCGCTCGGGCTCCACCCGCACGCCCACGCCCATGCGCGCGTGCACGCGCGCGCCGCCACGCCGCTGCGGCTGTTCGACGACTCGGACGACGTCAAGACGGAGGGCAGcgtcgggggcggcggcgacggcgaggacggGAACGACGAGAGCGCCGACCAGCACTTCTCGCTCCTCGGCCACTCGCTCTGCGTCAAGCGCCCGCGCCGCGGGCTCTACGGCGGCGGAGGGGGAGGGGAGACctcctcctgctcgtcctcgtcCGCGGCGGCCATGCGCCCCGCGAAGCGCCAGGCGTCGGGCGCGGATCTGGAGGCGCGGCGCAGCGCGGTCCGCGCGTGGGGGAACCAGCCGCTCGCGGAGGCCGACCCGGACGTGCACGCGCTCATGGAGCGCGAGAGGGAGCGCCAGGTGCGCGGCATCGAGCTCATCGCCTCGGAGAACTTCGTCTGCCGCGCCGTGCTCGACGCCCTCGGCAGCCACCTCACCAACAAGTACTCCGAGGGGCACCCGGGCGCTCGCTACTACGGCGGGAACCAGCACATCGACGCCATCGAGCGGCTCTGCCATGAGCGCGCCTGCACCGCCTTCGGTCTCGACCCGGCCTGCTGGGGTGTCAATGTCCAGCCCTACTCATGCACCTCCGCGAACCTGGCGGTCTACACAGGGCTTCTCCTACCCAATGACCGTATCATGGGCCTTGAGCCGCCGTCCGGTGGCCATGTCAGCCACGGGTATTACACGCCTAGTGGTAAGAAGGTATCTGGCGCCTCGATATTCTTTGAGAGCTTGTCATACAAGGTGAATCCACAGACTGGCTATATTGATTATGACAAGCTTGAGGACCGGGCAATGGATTTCCACCCAAAGATTCTTATCTGTGGTGGGAGTTCCTACCCCAGGGAGTGGGACTTTGCACGGATGAGGCTGATAGCTGACAAGTGTGGCGCAGTGCTCATGTGCGACATGGCGCATATTAGCGGACTTGTTGCAGCGAAG GAATGTCGCAGTCCATTCGACTACTGTGACGTTGTTACCTCAACTACTCACAAGAACCTAAGGGGTCCTAGAGGTGGAATAATATTTTTTAGGAAAGGGAAGAATATGAGGAAGCGAGGTGGATCTTTTTCTCAAGGGGATGAAAATGATTATGATTTTGAGGATAAGATAAATTTCGCTGTATTCCCTTCACTGCAAGGAGGGCCGCATAATAACCATATTGCTGCTTTAGCGATAACGCTGAAGCAAGTTGCGACGCCTGAATATAAAGCATACATTCAACAAGTTAAGAAAAATGCTCAAGCTTTGGCATCGGCCTTGCTCAGAAGAAAATGCAGATTGGTTACTGGTGGCACTGATAATCACTTGGTGCTTTGGGACCTCAGAACTTTTGGCTTGACCG GGAAGAACTTTGAGAAGGTCTGTGAGCTGTGCCACATCTCTATAAATAAGACACCGATATATGGGGATAATGGCTCAATATCTCCCGGTGGCGTGCGTATTG GAACACCTGCAATGACTACTAGAGGTTGCCTAGAAGATGACTTCGAGGTGATCGCAGACTTCCTCATCAGGGCGACACAGATAGCTGGTAGTGTTCTGAAACAACACGGAAAAGTCCAGAAGGAATTTCTAAGAGGCCTGGAGAACAATAAGGACATTATAGAGCTCGGTAATCAGGTTGAGGCTTTCGCATCACAGTTTGCGATGCCAGGTTTTGATGTATGA
- the LOC119269770 gene encoding uncharacterized protein LOC119269770, translating to MVNAFFATLARGLDDLSGAGGLSSLPALLRAAALLRGLHSQLMVLVGQLHLPPGGRWLDEYMDETARLWDACLAVKLGLAAVERYCAAASCAAAALDDWLQDPSPLSTRQVMRAISASRREAMAAEEENRALSESRIAPLSLQLDERRAADARLSGFNGFRGLLYALHNASSLLLLILAGGAVAGSPRSPSDGGADTNDDGFMSSIATLQKRMAEEAAGDDGGDGAPGMIRMQELRRARAAAEAAREEVERAAAAGGKCAVLDGAVKDKAGELKAWLEVLRAGTDGLACQLDDFLDDIVEGRKELSDLCSH from the exons ATGGTGAACGCCTTCTTCGCGACCCTGGCGCGGGGGCTGGACGACCTGAGCGGCGCGGGCGGGCTGTCGTCGCTGCCGGCGCTGTTGCGTGCGGCCGCGCTGCTCAGGGGCCTGCACTCGCAGCTCATGGTGCTCGTCGGCCAGCTCCACCTGCCGCCCGGCGGCCGGTGGCTGGACGAGTACATGGACGAGACGGCCCGCCTCTGGGACGCCTGCCTCGCCGTCAAGCTCGGCCTCGCCGCCGTCGAGCGCTACTGCGCCGCGGCTTCCTGCGCGGCCGCCGCCCTCGACGACTGGCTCCAGGACCCCTCCCCCCTCTCCACCCGCCAG GTGATGCGGGCGATCtcggcgtcgaggagggaggccatggcggcggaggaggagaacCGGGCGCTGTCCGAGTCGAGGATCGCGCCGCTGTCGCTGCAGCTGGACGAGCGGCGCGCGGCCGACGCGAGGCTCAGCGGCTTCAACGGCTTCCGCGGGCTGCTCTACGCGCTGCACAACGCCAGCTCCCTCCTCCTGCTCATCCTGGCCGGCGGCGCCGTCGCGGGGTCCCCGCGCTCGCCCTCCGACGGCGGCGCGGACACCAACGACGACGGGTTCATGTCCTCCATCGCGACGCTGCAGAAGCGGATGGCGGAGGAGGCcgcgggcgacgacggcggcgacggcgcgccGGGGATGATCCGGATGCAGGAGCTGCGgcgcgcgcgggcggcggcggaggcggcgcgggaggaggtggagcgcgcggcggcggcgggcggcaagtGCGCTGTCCTTGACGGCGCGGTGAAGGACAAGGCCGGGGAGCTGAAGGCGTGGCTGGAGGTGCTCCGCGCCGGCACGGACGGGCTGGCGTGCCAGCTGGACGACTTCCTGGACGACATCGTGGAGGGCCGCAAGGAGCTCTCCGACCTCTGCAGCCACTGA